One window of Halichondria panicea chromosome 7, odHalPani1.1, whole genome shotgun sequence genomic DNA carries:
- the LOC135338210 gene encoding glutathione S-transferase 1-like, protein MPSYKLYYFPGRGRAEVSRFIFKQAEVDFEDVRIGGEDWAKFKPSTPYGSMPVLEVDGQMLGGSGSMQRYLAEKFGLAGSNDFENAEIDSIVDAIRDLAQELSKFYFEKDEAKKTELLEKLKNETVPKFLGIFEKLISSNASGWIYGSKVTYADFTLYNVMGAVKMGAAEALDSFPAVKKNTEAVEALPNIAKWLKERPESQF, encoded by the coding sequence ATGCCTTCCTACAAGCTTTATTACTTTCCTGGTCGTGGAAGGGCTGAGGTTTCAAGGTTCATCTTCAAGCAAGCTGAAGTCGATTTCGAAGATGTACGCATAGGAGGAGAGGACTGGGCAAAATTCAAGCCAAGTACACCCTATGGCTCAATGCCAGTACTGGAAGTTGATGGCCAGATGCTTGGTGGAAGTGGCAGCATGCAACGCTACCTAGCAGAGAAGTTTGGTTTGGCTGGCTCAAATGATTTTGAGAATGCTGAAATTGACAGCATTGTTGACGCTATTAGAGACCTCGCTCAAGAGCTATCGAAGTTTTACTTCGAAAAAGATGAGGCAAAGAAAACTGAACTGCTTGAAAAATTGAAAAACGAAACTGTACCAAAATTCCTTGGAATTTTTGAAAAACTTATCTCAAGCAACGCTTCTGGTTGGATATACGGCTCTAAGGTTACATATGCTGATTTTACCTTGTACAACGTCATGGGAGCGGTAAAGATGGGAGCTGCTGAAGCTCTTGATAGTTTTCCGGCTGTAAAGAAAAATACTGAAGCTGTTGAAGCACTACCTAACATTGCTAAGTGGCTGAAGGAACGACCTGAATCTCAATTTTAG
- the LOC135338211 gene encoding glutathione S-transferase 1-like has product MPSYKLTYFPIRGRAEVSRLIFKQAEVDFEDVRIGGEDWVKFKPNTPYGSMPVLEVDGKMLGGSGSIQRYLAEKFGLAGSNDFENAEIDSIIDAIGDLAQELRKLNSEKDEAKKAEMKTETFPKFFGIFEKLISNNASGWIYGSKVTYADFALYNVMGWVQTGAADSFPAIKKNMEAVETLPNIAKWLKERPESEY; this is encoded by the coding sequence ATGCCTTCCTACAAGCTGACTTACTTTCCTATTCGTGGAAGGGCCGAGGTTTCAAGGTTAATCTTCAAGCAAGCAGAAGTTGATTTTGAAGATGTACGCATAGGAGGAGAGGACTGGGTAAAATTCAAGCCAAACACACCCTATGGCTCAATGCCAGTACTGGAAGTTGATGGCAAGATGCTTGGTGGAAGTGGCAGCATTCAACGATACCTAGCAGAGAAGTTTGGTCTGGCTGGCTCAAATGATTTCGAGAATGCTGAAATTGACAGCATTATTGACGCTATTGGAGACCTCGCTCAGGAGCTAAGGAAACTTAACTCTGAGAAAGATGAGGCAAAGAAAGCTGAAATGAAAACCGAAACTTTCCCAAAGTTTTTTGGGATTTTTGAGAAACTTATCTCGAACAACGCTTCTGGTTGGATATATGGCTCTAAGGTTACGTATGCTGATTTTGCcttgtacaatgtcatgggATGGGTGCAGACAGGAGCTGCTGATAGTTTTCCAGCTATTAAGAAAAATATGGAAGCCGTTGAAACGCTACCTAACATTGCGAAATGGCTGAAGGAACGACCCGAATCTGAATACTAG
- the LOC135338945 gene encoding glutathione S-transferase 1-like: MPSYKLTYFPVRGRAEVSRLIFKQAEVDFEDVRIGGEDWVKFKPNTPYGSMPVLEVDGKMLGGSGSIQRYLAEKFGLAGSNDFENAEIDSIIDAIGDLAQELGKLHSEKDEAKKAELVEKMKTETVPKFFGIFEKLISNNASGWIYGSKVTYADFALYNVMGWVQTGAADSFPAIKKNMEAVETLPNIAKWLKERPESDF, translated from the coding sequence ATGCCTTCTTACAAGCTGACTTACTTTCCTGTTCGTGGAAGGGCCGAGGTTTCAAGGTTAATCTTCAAGCAAGCAGAAGTTGATTTTGAAGATGTACGCATAGGAGGAGAGGACTGGGTAAAATTCAAGCCAAACACACCCTATGGCTCAATGCCAGTACTGGAAGTTGATGGCAAGATGCTTGGTGGAAGTGGCAGCATTCAACGATACCTAGCAGAGAAGTTTGGTCTGGCTGGCTCAAATGATTTCGAGAATGCTGAAATTGACAGCATTATTGACGCTATTGGAGACCTCGCTCAGGAGCTAGGGAAACTTCACTCTGAGAAAGATGAGGCAAAGAAAGCTGAATTAGTTGAAAAAATGAAAACCGAAACTGTCCCAAAGTTTTTTGGGATTTTTGAGAAACTTATCTCGAACAACGCTTCTGGTTGGATATATGGCTCTAAGGTTACGTATGCTGATTTTGCcttgtacaatgtcatgggATGGGTGCAGACAGGAGCTGCTGACAGTTTTCCAGCTATTAAGAAAAATATGGAAGCCGTTGAAACGCTACCTAACATTGCGAAATGGCTGAAGGAACGACCCGAATCTGACTTCTAG